The genomic segment GTGATACCCTCGCTGCTCAGGCTGCAGGATAAGGGCTACGGCGTCAAAGCCGgggtccccgcgctcgtgacgaccgccgcgagcgtggaCGTGGTGTACGCCATCGCCGGGTTCGGCGTTTGCGCCGGGTTTTTGGTCacagccgccggcggcggggcgtcctccgccgcgtggagggcgccgacgcagaTTGTCGGCGGGGCTCTCCTCGGCTACCTCGCGGGCAGGGCGCTCGGTTCGATCACGCCGCCTGATCGCGCGGTGGCCTCACCGGGTGGGGGGTCACCGGATGCGTTCAGGGTGTGGGAGGTTCCGGGggagacgcccgcgcgtcgagccgcgTGGCTCCTCGGGATGTCGCTGCTGAtcctcttcgccggcgccgaggcggagatgaccggaggcgccgcgctgggtgtcatcgtcgcgtcggccgcggcggctcgggagtggggcgcggtggacgcgaaaGCGTGCGGCGGGGTCCTGAACGTCCTGTGGAACGATCTCGCGCAGCCGCTGCTCttcgcgctcatcggcgcggcggtggacgtgtCGAGGCTCTCGGGGGGTGAggtgggcgccggcgtgggTTTACTCGCCGCCGGTCTGTGCGTGCGCGGCCTggtcgcgttcctcgccgcgggaggagggCAGTTGGCGTTCACGGAGCGGATATTCGTGGCCATAGCGTGGATGCCAAAGGCGACGGTTCAGGCCGCGTTGGCTGGTTTACCGCTGGATGCGGCAATCGCGTTCGAGGGTGGAGATAGAAACGGTCCAGAGACGAAACGGGCGGAGGTCATACTCGCGCTGGGGGTGCTCGCCATCCTGATCACCGCGCCGTTGggggcggccgcggtggcggtgagCGGTGAGAGGCTGCTGAAGAAAGCTGAGGCGAACGACGAAGAGAGCAATGAGCAATAGGGACTGGATTTAAAACCCAACGCGTCTCGTCTATTCTGCATCCCCTTGTTCCTCTTCCTCGTTGTCCCGTTTACGCTTCTCGCCCACGGGATCAGCCTCGTACCTCTTGGCCAACGCAGCCCAAATATCTCCGCCCTCCAAACCGGGAagcgcgtcgtcatcgcccgcggacgagcgagcccccgccgccttaTCTCCCATGGCCATCAGCACTGACACCggtggcctcggcggcggcgcatctGCGACGTTCGCCAATCGACCGCCCCCTTCATCGAACGTCTCGAATCTCTCGTGCCGCGCCTGCACCAACGCCTCCTCcatcatcgcgtcgtcgtcgtcgtcgtccgattCGCCCGAGCCGTTATCGGAAtcggagctcgcgccgtccgaatcgtcgtcgccgcctccgccgtgaAGCAGGAGGTACTGccggtcctcctcgtccaccccggCGAAGAAACGGTCGTAAACGTCCCACGGGTCGGCATCGAACacgtcatcctccgcgtacgcctcAGCCTTAACCAGCGCGCCGTACCCGTGCTCGTCGTACACGCGGCACCGAGCCGGATCCCTCAGCGCGAGGTACGCCACCGTGACCCTCTGAAACTTAGCGCACGCAGCCGCGAACCGGGTGACGCCGGAGAGGTTCCTCggatcgtccacgtcgtcgtcgggatcgtcgtcgaggcaGTCTTCGTCCCCTCGGTATCGGTagtcggcgtgcgcggcggcgtcggcggggtcgtggacgccggcctcgtccggcggcgcgtccggatCATCGTCTGGATCGTCATCCGGATCGTTTCCATCTTTGTCTCCGTCTTTGTCTCCCCTTCCGTTTCCGTCTACCGCGCGTCcggacaccgcggcgagagcccGCGCGttatccgccgcggccctcgccgcgagcgtccgccttcgtcgcctgagcgcgccgtacgcggcggcgtcgtaccTGGCCCGCTCCGCCCCCAAGTCCCCGAGCGTCTCGATTTTCACGAAACAGTCGCCGCGGTTCTCcacgcgagccgcgtcgccgtcgtcgccgaaggTTACCTTTCGCGAGACGTGCGACGCCCTGTGCGACGCGTAACACGGCGGGCACATGTCGAGCCTGTGCTGCGACGCGGGTCccaaggtggacgcgggtcccaaggtggacgcggggctccgaggcggtgagtcaccggcgTCTTTTtctcgcgccgtcgggacggaggcgatggcaaagtcgtcgtcctcgccctcgtcgagaAGCCcgaactcgccgtcgcccttcggcgcgttcgccgggaTCGCCTGGGGTCTGTGCCACCACCGACCGGGTttgaggacgccgccgcatccgtgGCACGCGCCGCATCCCTTGGGCACGGTATCCGGGTGGCATCGCACAGCCTCGCGGTGGTAGgatgcgcgagcgcgcgccgtgccTCCCGAGTAGCCCCTGCCGTTCTCGGCGCGAGGGATCTTGAGAGCCCGGTAAAGGTCGAAcggggcgtcgcgaaggTCGGCGAGGCtgtcgtcgaacgcgctcacgccgtcgtcctcgtcgtccccgtagtcctcgtccgcggagggatcgacggcggcggttgaaGAAGGCGAACTACCGTTAGCTCtgcgcgcgcccctcccgcCTGCTCTTCCGCctcgcttcgccgcgcccgtcgatccgggggcgcgacggaacACGGTCACCACGCGCGTCCCATCATCGTCGGAGCCCTCGGATTTCGAACCCAGGCCCAGTCGCCTGGCGAGCTcgtgcaccgccgccctctccgcggAGCTCAGAGATTGGGTCAGCGTgagcttcgcgtcgtcgccgccgtcgccgccctcctttGCGGCGAAAGCCTCGATCCGCGCTCTCCAACTCATCGCATcaccctcgcctccctccaTGATGACGGAACCGATGAACGCCCCGCGTTCGGCTCCTCTCCTCGCAGTCGAGAATGTGCCCAATTCATCTCATCGTCCCTGCTGTTCCTCGTCACCACGAAGAGCTTGTGAAAAGTTCTGGCcagtcaccgccgacgcgtgaTGACATCATGAAACTATCATAACCTAAtagacgacgccgcgaagtgCCTGAAGTGCCCGCGTCATCGCCCATCGCCCCTGCCctcatcttcgccgcgtggTGGTGAATGTGTACCGCTGCCTGAACCCGCTCCGCTCGAACAGGTCCGCGTTTGACCGAGCCACCCTCCgctccgacgcgagggaccccgaccggtgactcaccgcctCGGGACCGCGGGACCCGAACCCACGCGTCGACCCGAGGTCGGTGGGTGGCacgaccggcggcggtttcgccTGCTCGAACATCCCGCGAGTCGCATCCGCCAGCGGCGCCTCCGGtttctccagcgccgccgcgaggacgcgccgcgccgtcgccctccttcgccgtcgtccctccgcgtccccgtcatcctcgtcctcgtcctcgataAGGACGTCCTtagcctccgcctcttcgccgcccgatcccgccgcgtcctcgacgcacgccgcgaggaacctCTCGCACTCCTTCCTCGCGtggcgcgccgcctcctcgacgaccgtctcgagctccttctcggcggcggcggcggcgatcaacgccgccccgacccgctcgcgctcgaacctagcctccgcgacgcgtcgcgcgatggcaacctcggcctcgcccttccccgcgcgccgcctcggttttctcctcgtcctctcCACCAAGGCCCCCGTGTGGGTCCGCTCCAGGCAGTACTGCGGGAGGGTgtccgtcgccaccgcgtcgcccagATGTTTGGCAACCTTGTCGATGCGGTCCACCTCACCGCGTTCCATCAGCGCTTTCACGAACGTGCGTATGACCCTGGAGTGTACCGCGTTggactcggcgagctcccgcTCCCTCAACCGCAgctcgtccatctccgcggccatctccgcgTGCTCGGCGATGATCGTCTCGTTTCggtcgatgacgtcgagcGTGGTTCGCACCTGGTAGGCAATCTCCCCCTCCATCCTCtcgttctccgcggcggtttgCTTCGTGGTGCCCGCGAGCTGTTCGTCGATCAGCGCACGCATGtgcgccttcgcctccttgATCTTCCGGGTGTGCTCGCGCTTCATCTCCGCCGTCTCGATCTTAAACTCGGtgttgacgtcgtcgaccctTCGGCGGTgatcctcgcgcgacgccttcaGG from the Micromonas commoda chromosome 8, complete sequence genome contains:
- a CDS encoding monovalent Cation:Proton antiporter-1 family (sodium ion:proton antiporter; CPA1): MTDERKIPVLRVTPAEAKRALLVLAGVVAWWCASWLAIGPSMEPRGPVFAVYVLLFVATFAGHYVARFPPLPPLLGQLVAGFVMRNVPGLSEAVGEAVDARCSSAMRTAALGVILVRAGLSLDVAAVYRLRWPAARLAFGPSTAEALTVALLAKPALNLPWTYCAVLGYLFAAISPAVVIPSLLRLQDKGYGVKAGVPALVTTAASVDVVYAIAGFGVCAGFLVTAAGGGASSAAWRAPTQIVGGALLGYLAGRALGSITPPDRAVASPGGGSPDAFRVWEVPGETPARRAAWLLGMSLLILFAGAEAEMTGGAALGVIVASAAAAREWGAVDAKACGGVLNVLWNDLAQPLLFALIGAAVDVSRLSGGEVGAGVGLLAAGLCVRGLVAFLAAGGGQLAFTERIFVAIAWMPKATVQAALAGLPLDAAIAFEGGDRNGPETKRAEVILALGVLAILITAP
- a CDS encoding predicted protein, which translates into the protein MEGGEGDAMSWRARIEAFAAKEGGDGGDDAKLTLTQSLSSAERAAVHELARRLGLGSKSEGSDDDGTRVVTVFRRAPGSTGAAKRGGRAGGRGARRANGSSPSSTAAVDPSADEDYGDDEDDGVSAFDDSLADLRDAPFDLYRALKIPRAENGRGYSGGTARARASYHREAVRCHPDTVPKGCGACHGCGGVLKPGRWWHRPQAIPANAPKGDGEFGLLDEGEDDDFAIASVPTAREKDAGDSPPRSPASTLGPASTLGPASQHRLDMCPPCYASHRASHVSRKVTFGDDGDAARVENRGDCFVKIETLGDLGAERARYDAAAYGALRRRRRTLAARAAADNARALAAVSGRAVDGNGRGDKDGDKDGNDPDDDPDDDPDAPPDEAGVHDPADAAAHADYRYRGDEDCLDDDPDDDVDDPRNLSGVTRFAAACAKFQRVTVAYLALRDPARCRVYDEHGYGALVKAEAYAEDDVFDADPWDVYDRFFAGVDEEDRQYLLLHGGGGDDDSDGASSDSDNGSGESDDDDDDAMMEEALVQARHERFETFDEGGGRLANVADAPPPRPPVSVLMAMGDKAAGARSSAGDDDALPGLEGGDIWAALAKRYEADPVGEKRKRDNEEEEQGDAE
- a CDS encoding predicted protein is translated as MPPKKKVDKKDDGKEAESGPDPAREQEKEIVTSELEIQGLTAKLARWQSRGKVLAEENLALVAQLEEARRVMDETNNPLSRQLRSTHAGTLAKESELLRAGEELERILSEGAELERREADDARTRRAALEDELTAREATVREVDEFASTRDKLDLELREKKLLLKASREDHRRRVDDVNTEFKIETAEMKREHTRKIKEAKAHMRALIDEQLAGTTKQTAAENERMEGEIAYQVRTTLDVIDRNETIIAEHAEMAAEMDELRLRERELAESNAVHSRVIRTFVKALMERGEVDRIDKVAKHLGDAVATDTLPQYCLERTHTGALVERTRRKPRRRAGKGEAEVAIARRVAEARFERERVGAALIAAAAAEKELETVVEEAARHARKECERFLAACVEDAAGSGGEEAEAKDVLIEDEDEDDGDAEGRRRRRATARRVLAAALEKPEAPLADATRGMFEQAKPPPVVPPTDLGSTRGFGSRGPEAVSHRSGSLASERRVARSNADLFERSGFRQRYTFTTTRRR